The Halococcus agarilyticus genome includes a region encoding these proteins:
- a CDS encoding MOSC domain-containing protein translates to MPRLARIAVFPIKSLDPVERDAARIVANGGLEGDREYAIVDGDDRYVNGKRTAAVHRLRASFDSDGTGVTLRRENGDDPRAFDLAADRESVEAWLGDHFDQPVRLQRERAGGHPDDTALSGPTVISTGTLREVASWFPDLDVEGLRLRFRANLEIDGVPPFWEDRLVADHDHCVAFRIGDVTIRGVNPCQRCVVPTRDPHTSDVHEAFQRVFVERREATFPEWADPARFGHYFRLMINTQVPEPEWGSTIEVGDDIEILGERPLESSGT, encoded by the coding sequence ATGCCACGGCTCGCACGCATCGCGGTCTTCCCGATCAAGTCGCTCGATCCCGTCGAGCGCGACGCGGCGCGGATCGTCGCGAACGGGGGTCTCGAAGGCGACCGCGAGTACGCCATCGTCGACGGGGACGACCGCTACGTCAACGGCAAGCGGACGGCGGCCGTCCACCGGCTCCGCGCGTCGTTCGATTCTGATGGCACGGGTGTCACGCTCCGCCGAGAGAACGGGGACGATCCCCGAGCGTTCGATCTCGCAGCCGATCGCGAGTCGGTCGAGGCCTGGCTCGGCGACCACTTCGACCAGCCAGTCCGACTGCAACGGGAGCGAGCCGGCGGCCACCCCGACGACACGGCCCTCTCGGGACCCACGGTCATCAGCACGGGCACGCTCCGCGAGGTCGCGTCGTGGTTTCCCGACCTCGACGTCGAAGGGCTCCGGCTCCGATTCCGGGCGAACCTCGAAATCGACGGCGTGCCGCCGTTCTGGGAGGATCGGCTGGTCGCCGACCACGATCACTGCGTCGCGTTCCGGATCGGCGACGTGACGATCCGTGGCGTCAACCCCTGTCAGCGGTGTGTCGTGCCGACGCGCGATCCGCACACCAGCGACGTTCACGAGGCGTTCCAGCGTGTCTTCGTCGAGCGCCGCGAGGCGACCTTCCCCGAATGGGCCGATCCGGCTCGGTTCGGTCACTACTTCCGGCTGATGATCAACACACAGGTGCCCGAGCCGGAGTGGGGATCGACGATCGAAGTCGGCGACGATATCGAAATCCTTGGCGAGCGGCCGCTGGAGAGTT
- a CDS encoding MFS transporter, with amino-acid sequence MNTDRAVLATMIFAVLFGQVALYPGVPELVAALGARTTLDAATWFLAAEYAGFVLFAGVWGALSDATGRRVPLIVAGALGGVASYAALIGLAEVAGIGFGAMLVLRFVEGSFTIAAFSLSITMLMDLDGGHGRNMGAAGIAIGTGTALGAPLGGQLSSVGPLVPIAVAAGLLCVVALLATRVTDRVPESRRGGIGAAIAGLADRPALGLPYAFGFADRFTAGFFTLVGTLYFRQAFDLDAGAAGLVLGLFFAPFALGQYPMGRLSDRIGRLLPVVAGSVLYGGAILAVYLAPTIEIAAATMILLGLAGALVAPATMALVTDLAPDDRGIAMGGFNVFGSLGFLVGTVGGGVIADTVGFGAAFLAAAALEAGIVLVALPLLVRLDLPRATLFGDREST; translated from the coding sequence GTGAACACCGATCGCGCGGTGCTGGCGACGATGATCTTCGCGGTGTTGTTCGGCCAGGTCGCGCTCTATCCCGGCGTGCCGGAGCTCGTGGCGGCGCTCGGCGCGCGGACGACGCTCGATGCAGCCACGTGGTTCCTCGCGGCCGAATACGCCGGTTTCGTGCTCTTCGCGGGCGTCTGGGGCGCGCTGAGTGACGCCACCGGCCGTCGGGTGCCCTTGATCGTCGCGGGCGCGCTCGGCGGTGTGGCGAGCTACGCGGCGCTGATCGGTCTCGCCGAAGTCGCGGGGATCGGGTTCGGCGCGATGCTCGTCCTCCGCTTCGTCGAGGGGAGCTTTACCATTGCAGCGTTCTCGCTCTCGATCACGATGTTGATGGATCTCGATGGGGGTCACGGCCGAAACATGGGCGCAGCGGGCATCGCCATCGGCACCGGGACGGCACTCGGAGCCCCCCTCGGCGGCCAGCTTTCGAGCGTTGGCCCGCTCGTGCCGATCGCCGTCGCCGCCGGCCTCCTCTGTGTCGTGGCGCTGCTGGCGACACGGGTGACCGACCGGGTTCCCGAGTCCCGGCGCGGCGGTATCGGGGCCGCGATCGCCGGTCTGGCCGACCGGCCCGCGCTCGGCCTCCCCTACGCCTTCGGCTTCGCCGACCGGTTCACGGCGGGCTTTTTCACGCTCGTCGGCACGCTCTACTTCCGCCAGGCGTTCGATCTCGACGCCGGCGCGGCGGGCCTCGTGCTCGGCCTGTTCTTCGCCCCGTTCGCGCTCGGCCAGTACCCGATGGGGCGGCTCTCGGATCGGATCGGACGGCTCCTCCCGGTCGTCGCGGGCTCGGTGCTCTATGGGGGTGCGATCCTCGCGGTCTATCTCGCGCCCACGATCGAGATCGCGGCCGCGACAATGATCCTGCTCGGGCTCGCGGGCGCGCTCGTCGCCCCCGCCACGATGGCGCTCGTCACCGACCTCGCCCCTGACGATCGAGGGATCGCGATGGGCGGGTTCAACGTCTTCGGCAGTCTCGGCTTCCTCGTGGGCACCGTCGGCGGCGGCGTGATCGCCGACACCGTCGGCTTCGGCGCGGCCTTTCTCGCCGCCGCCGCGCTCGAAGCCGGGATCGTTCTCGTCGCCCTCCCGTTGCTCGTCCGGCTCGATCTCCCCCGAGCGACGCTGTTCGGCGATCGGGAGTCGACCTGA
- a CDS encoding Zn-ribbon domain-containing OB-fold protein, producing MSDDATTDRLDYVEWADRLRDGDLVGQECAECGHTTAAPKAACARCGSRTLATVTLPTDGIVHSETTVAVPPEGFAGEYQVAVVRLGDAKVLGRIDGTVDIGDRVSFADVLVTDDHPAPVFEPV from the coding sequence ATGAGCGACGACGCCACGACCGATCGGCTCGATTACGTCGAGTGGGCCGACCGCCTCCGCGACGGCGATCTGGTCGGTCAGGAGTGCGCCGAGTGCGGCCACACGACCGCGGCCCCGAAGGCCGCGTGCGCACGGTGTGGCTCGCGGACGCTCGCCACCGTCACGCTCCCCACCGACGGGATCGTCCACTCGGAGACCACGGTCGCCGTCCCCCCCGAGGGGTTCGCGGGCGAGTACCAGGTCGCCGTCGTCCGGCTCGGCGACGCCAAGGTGCTGGGACGGATCGACGGCACGGTCGACATCGGCGATCGCGTCTCGTTCGCCGACGTCCTCGTCACGGACGACCACCCGGCCCCCGTGTTCGAGCCGGTCTGA
- a CDS encoding thiolase domain-containing protein yields MARASIVGAGMTKFGVHERPLPDLFADAAFDAFDDAGVESPEIEALYFGNAMGGMTENDTHLAPTLASHIGCTGVPAQRFEDACATSATAFKHAVEAVESGRHDVVLAGGVERCTPETGLGTGAMTKVFVSAAHRQYEQPAGLTFPGVFALLTKRHMHEYGTTEEHLAEVAVKNHYNGTLNPRAHFGRETSVEKVLDSPIVADPFHLMDCCPFSDGASAVVVASEEAAESFENPVDVAGVGHATDVVPLADKVDLPATQAARDAASQAYDQAGTTADAIDFAEIHDCFTGAEVMATEALGLFEDGGGGPAAAAGRTALDGDVPVNPSGGLKAKGHPLGATGTAQLVELTEQLRGEAGERQLDDPERAVAHNLGGDAATTVVTVMEARR; encoded by the coding sequence ATGGCACGAGCTTCCATCGTCGGTGCGGGAATGACGAAGTTCGGCGTTCACGAACGGCCGTTGCCGGACCTGTTCGCCGACGCCGCGTTCGACGCGTTCGACGATGCCGGGGTCGAGTCCCCCGAAATCGAGGCGCTCTACTTCGGCAACGCGATGGGCGGGATGACCGAGAACGACACCCACCTCGCGCCGACGCTCGCCTCGCACATCGGCTGTACGGGCGTCCCCGCCCAGCGCTTCGAGGACGCGTGTGCCACCTCGGCGACCGCGTTCAAACACGCGGTCGAGGCGGTCGAGTCCGGCCGCCACGACGTGGTGCTCGCCGGCGGTGTCGAGCGCTGCACGCCCGAAACCGGCCTCGGCACCGGCGCGATGACGAAGGTGTTCGTCAGCGCCGCCCACCGCCAGTACGAACAGCCCGCCGGTCTCACCTTCCCCGGCGTGTTCGCGCTGCTCACGAAACGCCACATGCACGAGTACGGTACTACCGAGGAACACCTCGCCGAGGTCGCGGTCAAGAACCACTACAACGGGACGCTCAACCCGCGCGCGCATTTCGGCCGCGAGACCTCCGTGGAGAAGGTGCTCGACTCGCCGATCGTCGCCGATCCGTTCCATCTGATGGACTGCTGTCCGTTTTCGGACGGTGCGTCGGCGGTCGTGGTCGCCAGCGAGGAGGCTGCCGAAAGCTTCGAGAACCCGGTCGACGTGGCGGGCGTCGGCCACGCGACCGACGTGGTGCCGCTCGCGGACAAGGTCGACCTGCCGGCGACCCAGGCCGCCCGGGATGCGGCGAGCCAGGCGTACGACCAGGCGGGAACGACCGCCGACGCGATCGACTTCGCGGAGATCCACGACTGCTTTACTGGAGCTGAAGTGATGGCGACCGAGGCGCTCGGCCTGTTCGAGGACGGCGGGGGCGGTCCGGCTGCCGCAGCGGGCCGGACCGCCCTGGATGGCGACGTGCCCGTGAACCCCTCCGGCGGGCTGAAGGCGAAGGGTCACCCCCTGGGCGCGACCGGCACGGCACAGCTGGTCGAACTCACCGAGCAGCTCCGCGGCGAGGCCGGCGAGCGCCAGCTCGACGACCCCGAGCGTGCGGTCGCACACAACCTGGGTGGCGATGCCGCGACCACCGTCGTCACGGTGATGGAGGCCCGGCGATGA
- a CDS encoding hybrid sensor histidine kinase/response regulator, protein MGDPIRVLRVDDDAAVLDSVASFLDRDGFDVVTESTTRDALDRLDGSIDCVVSDHDLPERDGLEFLGAVRDEHPDLPFVLFVGEDSEATAGEAISAGVTDCLRKDTDADQHVVLANRIENAVARRRAEREMDRATSRYRRLVEGTIVGIYVVRNDRIEYANPKLAGIFGYDRDELVGRSPLAIVAESDRQRVADRIEARECGEIDELHYTFTGVRRDETHVDIEAHGGRIDLDDGAAVMGVLREVGDRRRHEYALRALHDATDDLVRAHAAETVVERAATAAEDVLGFPIAVVRLYDADDDTLEPVAVTDAAGETLGERPVYARDEGLPWRAFDAGEPVVADGNLSNYATSDLPLRSALYVPIDDHGTLSIGSPDGVVEDSDVRLAQVLAASVATALDRVAKETELERQNERLEEFASVVSHDLRNPLGLARGRLELARAEQPSEHHDDIAWALSRMDSLIDDLLALARQGAVVDETVPVSLTSIAESAWLEVDDGTAELVLDDLGEIEADPDRLQRLLGNLFRNAMEHGSTYPPSPAQEDAIEHGSTSSRPAAGDADPAVTVRVERLADGGFAVADDGPGIPADDRDRVFESGYTTGEGTGLGLAIVRTIAGAHGWTISITESDAGGARFEIHT, encoded by the coding sequence ATGGGCGATCCGATCCGGGTGCTGCGTGTGGACGACGACGCGGCCGTTCTCGACTCCGTCGCGTCGTTTCTCGACCGGGACGGGTTCGACGTCGTGACCGAATCCACCACCCGCGACGCGCTCGACCGGCTCGACGGATCCATCGACTGCGTCGTCAGCGACCACGACCTGCCGGAGCGCGACGGACTCGAGTTCCTCGGTGCGGTCCGTGACGAGCATCCCGATCTCCCCTTCGTCCTCTTCGTTGGAGAGGACAGTGAGGCGACCGCCGGCGAGGCCATCTCCGCCGGCGTCACCGACTGTCTGCGGAAGGACACCGACGCCGACCAGCACGTGGTGCTCGCGAACCGGATCGAGAACGCGGTCGCGAGGCGACGGGCCGAGCGGGAGATGGATCGGGCGACGTCCCGCTACCGTCGCCTCGTCGAGGGGACCATCGTCGGCATCTACGTCGTCCGCAACGACCGCATCGAGTACGCGAACCCGAAGCTCGCCGGGATCTTCGGCTACGACCGCGACGAACTCGTCGGGCGATCCCCGCTCGCGATCGTCGCCGAGTCCGATCGCCAGCGTGTCGCGGACCGGATCGAAGCCCGCGAGTGCGGCGAGATCGACGAACTGCACTACACGTTCACCGGCGTTCGACGGGACGAAACGCACGTCGACATCGAGGCCCACGGCGGTCGGATCGATCTCGACGACGGTGCCGCAGTCATGGGGGTGCTCCGCGAAGTGGGTGATCGCCGTCGGCACGAGTACGCACTCCGGGCGCTCCACGACGCGACGGACGACCTCGTGCGTGCGCACGCCGCCGAAACGGTCGTCGAGCGTGCGGCCACCGCCGCCGAGGACGTCCTCGGGTTCCCGATAGCGGTGGTTCGGTTGTACGACGCGGACGACGACACGCTCGAGCCGGTGGCGGTGACCGACGCGGCCGGGGAAACGCTCGGCGAACGGCCCGTCTACGCGCGCGACGAGGGGCTCCCGTGGCGGGCGTTCGACGCGGGCGAGCCCGTGGTCGCGGACGGGAACCTCTCGAACTACGCCACGAGCGATCTTCCGCTCCGGAGCGCGCTGTACGTCCCGATCGACGACCACGGGACGCTGAGCATCGGTTCACCCGACGGTGTCGTCGAGGATTCGGACGTTCGGCTCGCCCAGGTGCTCGCGGCCAGCGTCGCGACGGCGCTCGACCGCGTCGCCAAGGAGACCGAACTCGAGCGCCAGAACGAGCGCCTGGAGGAGTTCGCGAGCGTCGTGAGCCACGACCTCCGGAACCCGCTCGGCCTCGCGCGAGGCCGGCTCGAACTCGCCCGCGCGGAGCAGCCCTCCGAACACCACGACGACATCGCGTGGGCGCTCTCCCGGATGGACTCGTTGATCGACGACCTGCTCGCGCTCGCGAGACAGGGCGCAGTCGTCGACGAGACCGTGCCCGTCTCGCTCACGTCGATCGCCGAGTCCGCGTGGCTGGAAGTCGACGACGGGACGGCCGAACTCGTCCTCGACGACCTCGGCGAGATCGAGGCCGATCCCGACCGGCTCCAGCGCCTGCTCGGCAACCTGTTCCGAAATGCCATGGAGCACGGCTCCACGTACCCTCCTTCGCCGGCTCAGGAGGACGCCATCGAGCACGGCTCCACGAGCAGCCGGCCGGCGGCCGGCGATGCGGATCCCGCGGTGACCGTTCGGGTGGAACGCCTCGCCGACGGCGGCTTCGCGGTCGCGGACGACGGGCCGGGCATCCCCGCCGACGACCGCGACCGCGTGTTCGAGAGCGGCTACACCACCGGTGAAGGCACGGGACTGGGGCTCGCCATCGTCAGAACTATCGCCGGAGCCCACGGGTGGACGATCTCGATCACCGAAAGCGACGCCGGCGGCGCACGGTTCGAAATCCACACCTGA
- a CDS encoding DUF7503 family protein, which produces MSDDNIDVRSELKNHPKLLSALFGLMVLLSQAAPVAAGNNAGTIGP; this is translated from the coding sequence ATGTCCGACGACAACATCGACGTCCGATCCGAGCTCAAGAACCACCCGAAACTGCTCAGCGCGCTGTTCGGACTGATGGTGCTGCTGTCTCAGGCAGCTCCCGTGGCCGCCGGCAATAACGCTGGGACCATCGGGCCTTAG
- a CDS encoding DUF7350 domain-containing protein produces the protein MKRRSVLRACAGGAAAITAGCLDAVGLRTQSAWRDPPLVDDRPDGVYYPAVTEGMAKYGTTTAGPYTVALTYSYPHRFWQVTGSQLEKTVVGSDDAVHLMASIWDARSNTVVPIDAGLSAEVTTEDGELVAEEVIYPMLSQQMGYHNGANFELPGDGSYRVAISIGGTAMDRTGRFAELFDEPRTATFAFAFSSEELYDIEIRRLDEKAGSRGAIEPMEMGLPVGRAPPVARLPGVPIGRATSGDAVFPVRAIPDDSGATRIAAFPRTPYNRIVLPLMALSATVERNGRSVGEDPLTRTLDPQFGYHYAAPFEDVRPGDTLGLSVETPPQVARHDGYETAFLEMEPMELSVPDTIA, from the coding sequence ATGAAGCGGCGCTCGGTCCTCAGAGCGTGTGCGGGTGGCGCGGCCGCGATCACGGCGGGCTGTCTCGACGCGGTCGGCCTCCGGACCCAGTCGGCGTGGCGCGATCCGCCCCTGGTGGACGACCGCCCCGACGGTGTCTACTACCCGGCAGTCACCGAGGGGATGGCGAAGTACGGCACGACCACCGCGGGGCCGTACACCGTCGCGCTCACCTACTCCTACCCGCATCGGTTCTGGCAGGTCACGGGGAGCCAGCTCGAAAAGACCGTGGTCGGCTCCGACGACGCGGTGCATCTGATGGCCTCGATCTGGGACGCCCGATCGAATACGGTGGTCCCGATCGATGCCGGCCTCTCGGCCGAGGTCACGACCGAGGACGGCGAACTCGTCGCCGAGGAGGTCATCTACCCGATGCTCTCCCAGCAGATGGGGTATCACAACGGTGCGAACTTCGAGCTCCCCGGCGACGGCAGCTACCGCGTGGCGATCTCGATCGGCGGCACCGCGATGGACCGGACCGGCCGGTTCGCGGAGCTGTTCGACGAACCACGCACCGCGACGTTCGCGTTCGCGTTCAGTTCGGAGGAACTCTACGACATCGAGATCCGGCGGCTGGACGAGAAAGCCGGCAGTCGCGGCGCGATCGAGCCGATGGAGATGGGACTCCCGGTCGGGCGCGCGCCACCGGTGGCGCGGTTGCCAGGCGTACCGATCGGACGGGCGACCAGCGGCGACGCGGTGTTCCCCGTGCGGGCGATCCCCGACGACTCGGGCGCGACCCGGATCGCCGCGTTCCCCCGGACGCCGTACAACCGGATCGTCCTCCCGCTGATGGCGCTCTCGGCCACCGTCGAGCGGAACGGACGGAGCGTCGGTGAGGACCCCCTCACCCGGACGCTCGATCCACAGTTCGGCTATCACTACGCGGCCCCGTTCGAGGACGTCCGGCCGGGCGATACGCTGGGGCTGTCGGTCGAAACGCCGCCGCAGGTCGCCCGCCACGACGGCTACGAGACGGCCTTTCTGGAGATGGAGCCGATGGAGCTCTCGGTTCCCGACACGATCGCGTGA
- a CDS encoding sugar phosphate nucleotidyltransferase — translation MKAVVLAAGEGTRLRPLTDETPKGLLDVGGKPILSHCFEALVDLGIEELVVVIGYEGERIVARYGESFAGVPITYTRQHEREGMAHALLTAEEHVEEPFVVMDGDGVVWCDLQPLVDRQRDPGIDGTVLVEEVSAEAAREKMVCVLSERDEIVAQEQKPENPHDPSLVAASVQTATPELFDACRRVERSPRGEYEMSDAIRLRIAEGATLAAVRCEGWLVNVNTPAELRRADRLVREERE, via the coding sequence ATGAAGGCCGTCGTGCTCGCTGCCGGCGAGGGGACGCGACTCCGGCCCCTCACGGACGAGACGCCGAAAGGTCTGCTCGACGTCGGCGGGAAGCCGATCCTGAGTCACTGTTTCGAGGCGCTGGTCGATCTCGGAATCGAGGAACTGGTCGTGGTGATCGGCTACGAGGGCGAACGAATCGTCGCGCGCTACGGCGAGTCGTTCGCGGGCGTCCCGATCACCTACACCCGCCAGCACGAGCGTGAGGGGATGGCCCACGCGCTCCTGACCGCCGAGGAACACGTCGAGGAGCCGTTCGTGGTGATGGACGGCGACGGCGTCGTGTGGTGTGATCTCCAACCGCTGGTCGACCGCCAGCGCGACCCTGGGATCGATGGGACCGTGCTCGTCGAGGAAGTTTCGGCCGAGGCGGCGCGCGAGAAGATGGTCTGCGTTCTGAGCGAGCGCGACGAGATCGTCGCGCAGGAACAGAAGCCCGAGAACCCGCACGACCCGAGCCTCGTGGCCGCGAGCGTCCAGACGGCGACGCCGGAACTGTTCGACGCGTGTCGCCGCGTCGAGCGCTCGCCGCGCGGCGAGTACGAGATGAGCGACGCCATCCGGCTCCGGATCGCCGAGGGCGCGACCCTCGCTGCCGTCCGGTGTGAGGGCTGGCTGGTCAACGTGAACACGCCCGCGGAACTCCGGCGGGCGGATCGTCTGGTGCGCGAGGAAAGGGAATAA